In one window of Arthrobacter pascens DNA:
- a CDS encoding amino-acid N-acetyltransferase: MTDSFHIRPARTGDVAAIKRLVAPLAEQRILMAKETVAYYESLQEFRIAESDDGEVIGCGALHVMWEDLAEVRTLAASEAWRGKGVGHVLVESLVQEARTLGVARVFCLTFEVDFFKRHGFEVMADQTAVDPTVYSELLRSHDEGVAEFLDLARVKPNTLGNTRMIKFL; the protein is encoded by the coding sequence GTGACTGACTCCTTCCATATCCGCCCTGCCCGCACCGGCGATGTTGCCGCCATCAAGCGACTGGTGGCGCCGCTGGCAGAGCAGAGAATCCTGATGGCGAAGGAGACGGTGGCCTACTACGAAAGCCTGCAGGAGTTCCGGATCGCCGAATCCGACGACGGCGAAGTCATTGGCTGCGGCGCCCTGCACGTGATGTGGGAGGACCTGGCCGAAGTACGCACCCTGGCCGCATCAGAGGCCTGGCGGGGGAAGGGCGTGGGCCATGTCCTGGTGGAGAGTCTCGTGCAGGAGGCGCGCACCCTCGGCGTCGCCCGGGTCTTCTGCCTGACATTCGAGGTGGACTTCTTCAAGCGCCACGGTTTCGAGGTCATGGCCGACCAGACGGCAGTCGACCCGACCGTCTACTCGGAACTCCTCCGCTCCCATGACGAAGGTGTGGCAGAGTTCCTGGACCTTGCCCGGGTCAAGCCCAACACCCTGGGCAACACGCGCATGATCAAGTTCCTCTGA